A single Paenibacillus kribbensis DNA region contains:
- the pheS gene encoding phenylalanine--tRNA ligase subunit alpha — protein MSETIQMKEHLLALKEEALEVLEKVATAKELADLRVKYSGKKGALTEILRGMGKLSAEERPVVGQVANEVREAIEEVVNRKQDEFTKAETNERLQAEKIDVTLPGRALPQGGLHPLNKVIEQIEDIFTGMGYRVAEGPQAETDYYNFEALNLPKNHPARDMQDSFYLTEDLLMRTHTSPVQIRAMEAMKGETPIKVICPGTVFRRDDDDATHSFQFHQIEGLVIGKDIRMSDLKGTLLQFAREMFGESTEIRLRPSFFPFTEPSAEVDVTFVKKNGERVWIEILGCGMVHPKVLEMGGFDPEVYSGFAFGMGVERIAILKYGIDDIRHFYNSDLSFLKQFARQ, from the coding sequence ATGAGCGAAACCATCCAAATGAAGGAACATTTGCTGGCCTTGAAGGAAGAAGCATTGGAAGTATTGGAGAAGGTGGCAACAGCCAAGGAGCTGGCTGACCTGCGGGTTAAGTATTCGGGTAAAAAGGGTGCGTTGACTGAGATTTTGCGCGGTATGGGTAAACTGAGTGCGGAAGAGCGTCCAGTTGTTGGACAGGTAGCCAATGAAGTGCGCGAGGCCATTGAAGAGGTAGTCAACCGCAAACAGGACGAGTTCACGAAAGCGGAAACGAATGAACGTCTGCAAGCGGAAAAAATCGACGTTACACTGCCTGGACGCGCGTTGCCGCAAGGCGGACTTCATCCGCTCAATAAAGTGATTGAGCAGATCGAAGACATTTTCACAGGCATGGGTTATCGAGTTGCAGAGGGACCACAGGCAGAGACGGATTATTACAACTTCGAAGCATTGAATTTGCCTAAAAATCACCCGGCACGCGACATGCAGGATTCGTTTTACCTGACCGAGGATCTGTTAATGCGTACCCATACGTCACCGGTTCAGATTCGCGCGATGGAAGCCATGAAAGGTGAAACACCTATAAAGGTCATTTGTCCGGGTACGGTTTTCCGTCGTGATGATGACGATGCAACACATTCCTTCCAATTCCACCAAATTGAGGGGCTTGTGATTGGAAAAGACATTCGCATGAGTGATTTGAAAGGAACCTTGCTGCAATTCGCGCGCGAAATGTTCGGGGAATCGACCGAAATTCGTCTGCGTCCAAGCTTTTTTCCATTCACCGAGCCGAGTGCTGAAGTTGACGTTACCTTTGTAAAGAAAAATGGCGAACGTGTGTGGATTGAGATTTTGGGCTGTGGCATGGTGCATCCGAAAGTACTGGAAATGGGTGGTTTTGATCCCGAGGTGTACAGTGGCTTTGCATTCGGTATGGGTGTAGAGCGGATTGCCATTTTGAAATACGGCATTGACGATATTCGTCATTTCTATAACAGCGACCTGTCGTTCTTGAAACAGTTTGCGCGTCAATAA
- a CDS encoding ATP-binding cassette domain-containing protein: MKTILRVRNVIKEWNGTTLFENVSMDVTEARTVLGCFLFAREDVFKRIGTLSMGEKCRVAFLRLYFSGANLLVLDEPTNYFDIETREIVEDSLRSYDGALVLVSHDRELVRCTATRLLDMKPGGGYEIYEGTADEKQEDERSRQREPEDQEQREERLRLQLRLTELMGLTGMMDENDEHLSEIRHIRAKLDRLDFPGIHKNEV, from the coding sequence ATGAAAACGATTTTACGTGTTCGCAATGTAATAAAGGAATGGAACGGAACCACTTTGTTTGAGAATGTGTCGATGGATGTGACGGAAGCGAGAACGGTGCTGGGCTGCTTTCTTTTTGCCAGAGAAGATGTGTTCAAAAGGATCGGGACGCTCAGTATGGGGGAGAAATGCAGGGTAGCCTTTCTACGCTTGTACTTTAGTGGAGCCAATCTGCTGGTGCTGGATGAGCCGACAAATTACTTTGATATTGAAACCCGTGAGATTGTCGAGGATTCTTTGCGCAGCTATGACGGGGCGCTGGTGCTTGTCTCACATGACCGGGAACTGGTGCGGTGCACAGCAACCCGGCTGCTCGATATGAAACCGGGAGGCGGATATGAGATCTATGAGGGAACAGCCGACGAAAAGCAAGAAGACGAGCGAAGCCGTCAACGGGAGCCGGAGGATCAGGAGCAGCGCGAGGAGCGTCTGCGATTACAGTTGCGTCTGACGGAACTGATGGGATTGACGGGGATGATGGATGAGAATGATGAGCATCTGAGCGAAATCAGACACATTCGTGCCAAGCTGGATCGGCTGGATTTTCCCGGCATCCACAAGAATGAAGTGTAG
- a CDS encoding polysaccharide lyase family 1 protein, which translates to MRKISFLFLALTFALFTFPVSSTFAAADFPNTSTNGLTGFAGQAKNENGASKPSTTGGKNGQVIYINNLNDLKNQLGDSTPKILVIEKNISASSKTVVNIGSNKSLIGSYAQNKLVNIHLKTTANSGNVIFQNLTFEHSANIKGNDDIQLYLTAGTNYWIDHVTFAGHNYDPNGSDLDKLLYVGQSADYVTISNSKFANHKYGLILGYPDDSNKNYDGMPHITIANNYFENLLVRGPGLMRYGYFHVKNNYINNFQLAYTIATNARIYSEYNYFGKGSEKGGILDDKANGEFKDVGSYPAIKNQKSPVTRWNPSKNYSYQVQTPEYTKEFVTKYAGSSNTTLVFGK; encoded by the coding sequence ATGAGGAAAATTTCTTTTCTTTTTTTAGCCTTAACATTTGCGCTCTTCACCTTTCCGGTAAGCTCTACGTTCGCTGCGGCTGATTTTCCGAATACGTCGACGAATGGATTGACTGGCTTTGCTGGACAGGCTAAAAATGAAAATGGGGCTTCCAAGCCTAGTACAACCGGGGGGAAAAATGGGCAGGTTATCTATATCAACAATCTAAATGATTTGAAAAATCAGTTAGGGGATTCCACTCCAAAAATTTTGGTGATTGAAAAGAATATTTCTGCTTCCTCTAAAACCGTCGTCAACATTGGCTCCAATAAATCACTTATTGGCTCTTACGCGCAAAACAAGCTGGTCAATATTCATTTGAAAACAACAGCTAACTCCGGAAATGTAATCTTTCAAAATTTAACCTTTGAGCACAGTGCCAACATTAAAGGCAACGATGACATCCAGCTATATCTTACTGCGGGTACTAATTATTGGATTGATCATGTTACTTTTGCGGGTCACAATTATGATCCGAATGGTTCGGATTTGGACAAGCTTTTGTATGTAGGACAATCAGCCGATTATGTAACCATCAGTAATTCGAAGTTTGCTAATCACAAATATGGTCTCATTCTGGGCTACCCTGATGATAGCAATAAAAATTATGATGGCATGCCCCATATCACAATCGCCAATAATTATTTTGAAAACTTGCTTGTCCGTGGTCCAGGGCTTATGAGATACGGATATTTCCATGTTAAAAATAACTATATCAATAATTTCCAGTTGGCTTACACGATAGCTACCAATGCAAGAATTTATTCGGAGTACAACTACTTTGGCAAAGGTAGTGAAAAGGGTGGAATTCTCGATGATAAAGCCAATGGCGAGTTTAAAGATGTGGGTAGTTATCCCGCCATCAAGAACCAAAAATCGCCTGTAACCCGTTGGAATCCAAGCAAGAACTACAGCTACCAGGTTCAAACTCCTGAGTATACCAAAGAGTTTGTAACTAAATATGCTGGTTCTTCTAATACAACTTTGGTATTCGGAAAATAA
- a CDS encoding putative bifunctional diguanylate cyclase/phosphodiesterase, with translation MSIRLEVKKTIGIGIAAIGLFVLVQLFHVTLNKLYSHNVFFLVYPVIGFACAAICFSIFYQSWSILLEQLSLQRLFIAPTFLVAGLLYLVHIVSVSFLSLTDFALSSSISLWLLFVNRVFTAVMFLIICLLPYRKMKSGYKTVALWAGIGCTLLILGVIKVCGARLPDLRIRYEADILGWILNLAIMFLLVSTMVLGVRRYREFHQEEHGMLLMIRGTGLCVVSQLFYMSSEQMSDVNHLMGFLTNTMAFYILLNGLVRQMVLVPYREKQAAESEFNFIAYTDDITGLPNRRRLSQRLDKMLRDSLKPDETVALLVLNIDRFKTINDSLGHMAGNYLLYAVGERLRHFSHEGEEVFSMGGDEFAFLLTGYEDMRAMRNRIDDMVKLFDQPFHINGESYHVMVSVGIALYPLDADQSEQLIQNADTAVHSAKEQGVNFQRYTSVMQMRAHERLQLENDLRRALENEEFSLVYQPRVHLQSGELTSLEALVRWNHPQRGMVMPGDFISVAEESGLIVPLGEWVLREACLQNKRWQEAGYQPIPISVNLSMRQFQQKELVDVIQGILAYTELEPCYLELEITESMTFDKDRAFEQLKKIKAIGVAISIDDFGTGYSSLHYLKNLPIDRLKIDRSFVNEVLVDSKNAAIVSTIASMAHHLKLKVTAEGVENEEQLHFLQAQECHEGQGYYFSRPIPAEAFEKLFLREPMNWLSQDSM, from the coding sequence CTTTGAATAAGTTATACTCTCATAATGTTTTTTTCTTGGTATATCCGGTTATAGGATTTGCCTGCGCTGCGATTTGTTTTTCTATTTTTTATCAATCCTGGTCCATTCTGCTGGAGCAATTATCCTTGCAGAGACTTTTTATTGCGCCGACATTTCTAGTGGCTGGTCTGCTTTACCTTGTTCATATCGTTTCGGTTAGTTTCCTAAGCTTGACCGACTTTGCTTTGTCTTCGAGTATTTCGTTATGGCTTTTGTTTGTGAATCGAGTCTTTACTGCTGTTATGTTCTTAATCATTTGTTTGCTCCCCTATAGAAAAATGAAGTCTGGATACAAGACAGTTGCTTTGTGGGCGGGTATAGGCTGTACTTTGCTCATCCTGGGGGTTATTAAGGTTTGTGGTGCAAGATTGCCGGATCTTCGTATAAGATATGAAGCGGACATTCTCGGATGGATCTTGAATCTGGCTATCATGTTTCTGCTCGTGTCTACTATGGTCTTAGGGGTGCGAAGATATCGCGAATTTCACCAGGAGGAACATGGCATGTTGCTTATGATTCGCGGGACTGGGCTTTGTGTTGTGAGCCAGCTGTTCTATATGTCTTCTGAGCAAATGAGTGATGTTAATCACCTTATGGGGTTTTTAACCAATACGATGGCGTTTTATATTCTGCTGAACGGTTTGGTCCGGCAAATGGTTCTCGTTCCCTACCGGGAAAAGCAGGCTGCAGAATCTGAATTTAATTTCATTGCCTATACTGATGATATAACAGGACTTCCGAACCGTCGCCGGCTGTCCCAACGTCTGGATAAAATGCTGCGTGATTCATTAAAGCCTGATGAGACAGTAGCGCTTTTAGTGCTGAATATAGATCGTTTCAAAACGATTAATGATTCGCTTGGACATATGGCAGGAAACTATCTGTTGTATGCGGTAGGCGAACGCCTGAGGCACTTTAGCCATGAGGGGGAAGAGGTCTTCAGCATGGGTGGAGATGAATTTGCATTTCTTCTAACAGGGTACGAAGATATGAGGGCCATGAGAAATCGGATTGATGATATGGTGAAGCTGTTCGATCAGCCCTTTCATATTAATGGAGAGTCTTATCATGTAATGGTGAGCGTAGGTATAGCTTTGTACCCATTAGATGCGGATCAGAGCGAGCAGCTCATTCAGAATGCGGATACTGCGGTTCATAGTGCGAAGGAGCAAGGAGTGAATTTTCAGCGGTATACCAGTGTGATGCAGATGCGGGCGCATGAAAGACTCCAATTGGAAAATGATCTGCGGCGCGCGCTTGAAAATGAAGAATTTTCATTGGTGTATCAACCGCGTGTTCACCTGCAAAGTGGTGAGTTGACCAGTTTGGAGGCACTAGTGCGTTGGAATCATCCCCAGCGTGGGATGGTGATGCCGGGAGATTTTATTTCGGTAGCCGAAGAAAGTGGTCTGATCGTGCCGCTGGGAGAGTGGGTGCTACGGGAGGCATGTCTGCAAAACAAGCGCTGGCAGGAGGCCGGATATCAACCGATCCCGATATCGGTCAATTTATCCATGCGCCAATTTCAGCAAAAAGAACTGGTGGATGTCATTCAGGGCATTCTGGCCTATACAGAACTGGAACCATGCTATCTGGAGCTGGAGATTACCGAGAGTATGACCTTTGACAAGGATCGGGCCTTCGAACAGTTGAAAAAAATAAAGGCGATCGGGGTTGCAATCAGTATCGATGATTTTGGTACAGGCTATAGCTCGTTGCATTATTTAAAAAATCTTCCGATTGATCGTCTTAAAATTGATCGTTCCTTTGTAAATGAGGTACTGGTCGACAGCAAAAATGCGGCCATCGTATCTACCATTGCCTCCATGGCTCATCATTTAAAACTGAAGGTTACGGCAGAAGGCGTGGAAAACGAGGAACAGCTTCATTTTTTGCAGGCCCAGGAATGTCATGAAGGGCAGGGGTATTACTTTAGCCGTCCTATTCCGGCAGAAGCCTTTGAAAAATTATTTTTACGCGAGCCTATGAATTGGCTGTCTCAGGATAGTATGTAG